Proteins encoded within one genomic window of Ideonella dechloratans:
- a CDS encoding phage holin family protein, with protein MPIHPLFRTLASRPDLLAEHAGAYAALAQAELGEAARRWRQRLLWGLVVMVLALLALGLGGVALLLAAAVPVERMPAAWVLVALPAGLALLALALGVWQARRHRDQAVFDAALWRAQWAQDQALWQEAARA; from the coding sequence ATGCCGATCCACCCCCTGTTCCGCACCCTGGCCAGCCGGCCCGACCTGTTGGCCGAACATGCCGGCGCCTATGCGGCGCTGGCCCAGGCTGAGCTGGGCGAGGCGGCCCGGCGCTGGCGTCAGCGCCTGCTGTGGGGGCTGGTGGTGATGGTGCTGGCGCTGCTGGCCCTGGGGCTGGGGGGCGTGGCCCTGCTGCTGGCGGCGGCCGTGCCGGTGGAACGGATGCCTGCCGCCTGGGTGCTGGTGGCGCTGCCGGCCGGCCTGGCCCTGCTCGCCCTGGCCTTGGGGGTGTGGCAGGCGCGGCGCCACCGGGACCAGGCGGTCTTCGACGCGGCGCTGTGGCGTGCGCAATGGGCGCAGGACCAGGCGCTGTGGCAGGAGGCGGCGCGCGCATGA
- the trpE gene encoding anthranilate synthase component I, with protein sequence MITELEFKSQAAQGYNRIPLITEAFADLETPLSLYLKLAGGQPHSFLLESVVGGERFGRYSFIGLPARTLLRATGPRTEVVTDGQVVEVHEGNPLDFIAEYQARFKPALPPGLPRFCGGLAGYFGYDTVRFIEKKLAHTTKPGGIGTPDLLLLQTEELAVIDNLSGRLYLIVWADPSRPEAFFNAKRRLADLTDKLRYSVTAPAVKRGPSYAVEREFAKADFEAAVQKAKDYIAAGDCMQIVIGQRLQKRYTESPLSLYRALRSLNPSPYMYFYDMGDFQIVGSSPEILVRHEHTPEGEKVIIRPIAGTRPRGATPEADKALEAELLADPKERAEHVMLIDLARNDVGRIAKTGSVKVTEAFAIERYSHVMHIVSNVEGLLKDGMSNLDVLKASFPAGTLSGAPKIRAMEIIDELEPVQRGIYGGACGYLSFAGDMDVAIVIRTGIVKNQTLYVQAAAGVVADSVPEMEWRETEVKARALIRAAELVEEGF encoded by the coding sequence GTGATCACCGAACTCGAATTCAAGAGCCAGGCCGCTCAGGGCTACAACCGCATCCCCCTGATCACCGAGGCCTTTGCCGACCTGGAAACCCCGCTGTCGCTGTACCTGAAGCTGGCCGGTGGCCAGCCGCACAGCTTCCTGCTGGAGTCGGTCGTCGGCGGCGAGCGCTTCGGCCGCTATTCCTTCATCGGCCTGCCCGCGCGCACGTTGCTGCGCGCCACCGGCCCGCGCACCGAGGTCGTCACCGACGGCCAGGTGGTGGAGGTGCACGAGGGCAACCCGCTGGACTTCATCGCCGAGTACCAGGCCCGCTTCAAGCCGGCGCTGCCGCCGGGGCTGCCGCGCTTCTGCGGCGGGCTGGCGGGCTACTTCGGCTACGACACGGTGCGCTTCATCGAGAAGAAGCTGGCGCACACCACCAAGCCCGGCGGCATCGGCACGCCGGACCTGCTGCTGCTGCAGACCGAGGAACTGGCGGTCATCGACAACCTGTCGGGCCGGCTCTACCTGATCGTCTGGGCCGACCCGTCCCGCCCGGAGGCCTTCTTCAACGCCAAGCGCCGCTTGGCCGACCTGACCGACAAGCTGCGCTACAGCGTCACCGCGCCGGCCGTGAAGCGCGGCCCCAGCTACGCCGTGGAGCGCGAATTCGCCAAGGCGGATTTCGAGGCTGCGGTGCAGAAGGCCAAGGACTACATCGCCGCGGGCGACTGCATGCAGATCGTCATCGGCCAGCGCCTGCAGAAGCGCTACACCGAAAGCCCGCTGAGCCTGTACCGCGCGCTGCGCTCGCTCAACCCCAGCCCCTACATGTACTTCTACGACATGGGGGACTTCCAGATCGTCGGCTCCTCGCCCGAGATCCTGGTGCGCCATGAGCACACGCCCGAGGGCGAGAAGGTCATCATCCGCCCGATCGCCGGCACGCGCCCGCGCGGGGCCACGCCCGAGGCCGACAAGGCCCTGGAGGCCGAGCTGCTGGCCGACCCCAAGGAGCGTGCCGAGCACGTGATGCTGATCGATCTGGCGCGCAACGACGTGGGCCGCATCGCCAAGACCGGTTCGGTCAAGGTGACCGAGGCCTTCGCCATCGAGCGCTACTCGCACGTGATGCACATCGTCAGCAACGTCGAGGGGCTGCTGAAGGACGGCATGAGCAATCTGGACGTGCTCAAGGCCTCCTTTCCGGCGGGCACGCTCAGCGGCGCCCCCAAGATCCGGGCGATGGAGATCATCGACGAGCTCGAGCCGGTGCAGCGCGGCATCTACGGCGGGGCCTGCGGCTACCTGAGCTTTGCCGGCGACATGGACGTGGCCATCGTCATCCGCACCGGCATCGTCAAGAACCAGACGCTGTACGTGCAGGCGGCTGCCGGCGTGGTGGCCGACTCGGTGCCCGAGATGGAATGGCGCGAGACCGAGGTCAAGGCGCGGGCGCTGATCCGCGCGGCCGAGCTGGTCGAAGAAGGGTTCTGA
- a CDS encoding energy transducer TonB — protein sequence MYWIRRLGEQTASQDKASQERNAAERQTAAEKAAAERAARTARSDKPDKPTAAPTPRPAAPEPAPTPALATRDSSGTGQVSPSAAPASPSPAPAPAVAAAAPAAPATSAPELPVASASGPSGETNAPATERTGGTDVAMATPPRHEEPAAPPPPPEVDTLVLRPGETLTLPDSLMRRMRRGSVEVKVQVAPDGSVMDATIMQSSHPRLDSAALEAIKAAHFQPVSRPTTAVIQFGFDLDS from the coding sequence ATGTACTGGATCCGCCGCCTGGGCGAGCAGACCGCGTCCCAGGACAAGGCCAGCCAGGAGCGCAATGCCGCCGAGCGGCAGACCGCCGCCGAAAAAGCCGCCGCCGAACGGGCGGCACGCACGGCCCGCAGTGACAAGCCCGACAAGCCCACCGCCGCCCCGACCCCGCGGCCCGCGGCCCCCGAGCCCGCGCCCACCCCCGCGCTGGCCACCCGAGACAGCAGCGGCACGGGCCAGGTCAGTCCGTCAGCTGCGCCGGCATCGCCCTCACCGGCCCCTGCACCTGCCGTGGCCGCAGCGGCACCAGCCGCGCCGGCCACATCTGCGCCCGAGTTGCCCGTGGCCAGCGCCTCCGGCCCGTCGGGCGAGACAAACGCACCGGCGACCGAGCGGACGGGCGGCACCGATGTGGCGATGGCCACGCCGCCGCGCCATGAAGAGCCCGCGGCGCCGCCCCCGCCCCCGGAGGTGGACACCCTGGTGCTCCGCCCGGGTGAGACCCTGACCCTGCCCGACAGCCTGATGCGCCGCATGCGCCGCGGCTCGGTGGAGGTGAAGGTCCAGGTCGCTCCTGACGGCAGCGTGATGGACGCCACCATCATGCAGAGCAGCCACCCGCGGCTGGACTCCGCGGCGCTGGAGGCGATCAAGGCCGCCCACTTCCAGCCGGTCTCGCGCCCCACCACCGCAGTCATCCAGTTCGGCTTCGACCTGGACAGCTGA
- a CDS encoding AraC family transcriptional regulator has protein sequence MNTLPLRQLCAYRAMHDGFSRCGLDLDAFLLGEGGVASLDAVLPAETLADLFDAAWRHAVVRTQDPAIGLRMTPRQPMIGLGGMAHLVMAAPDIRTALQRLERFTGVISPTTAMSVQLVEGQVRVGVEVSPGARPAASQRYDFMAYTVLQGIWWLLGQQMLPERVSCPFPAPADPGPWEKAYGAPVQFGAAVYAMDFPRCLLDMPVPTADPMIADLSEQLAERLIAQQGGSLVARVREVIARQLSRGDPRREQVAAELRMSERTLQRHLSDEGTSFQDLVDDTRRETARRLLEAGGATPTEVSFAVGFADPSTFYRACKRWFGCSPSEFRCAH, from the coding sequence ATGAACACCCTTCCATTGCGGCAGCTGTGCGCGTATCGCGCCATGCATGATGGTTTTTCCCGCTGTGGTCTGGATCTGGATGCCTTCCTGCTGGGCGAGGGCGGGGTGGCTTCGCTGGATGCGGTGCTGCCGGCCGAGACCCTGGCCGATCTCTTCGACGCCGCCTGGCGCCATGCCGTGGTGCGCACCCAGGACCCGGCCATCGGCCTGCGCATGACACCGCGCCAGCCCATGATCGGGCTGGGCGGCATGGCCCATCTGGTGATGGCCGCGCCGGACATCCGCACCGCGCTGCAGCGCCTGGAGCGCTTCACCGGCGTCATTTCACCCACCACGGCGATGAGCGTGCAGCTCGTCGAGGGCCAGGTGCGGGTGGGGGTGGAGGTCTCGCCTGGCGCCCGGCCGGCCGCCTCGCAACGCTACGACTTCATGGCCTACACCGTGCTGCAGGGCATCTGGTGGCTGCTGGGCCAGCAGATGCTGCCCGAGCGGGTCAGCTGTCCCTTTCCTGCACCGGCCGACCCCGGGCCCTGGGAGAAGGCCTATGGTGCGCCGGTGCAGTTCGGTGCGGCGGTCTATGCCATGGACTTTCCGCGGTGCCTGCTGGACATGCCGGTGCCCACGGCCGATCCGATGATTGCCGACCTCAGCGAGCAGCTCGCCGAGCGCCTGATCGCGCAACAGGGCGGCAGCCTGGTGGCGCGGGTGCGCGAGGTCATCGCCCGCCAGCTTTCGCGCGGAGACCCGCGGCGCGAGCAGGTGGCCGCCGAGCTGCGCATGAGCGAGCGCACGCTGCAGCGCCACCTCAGCGACGAGGGCACCTCCTTCCAGGATCTGGTGGACGACACCCGGCGCGAGACCGCGCGCCGCCTGCTGGAGGCCGGTGGCGCCACGCCCACCGAGGTGAGCTTCGCCGTGGGCTTTGCCGACCCCAGCACCTTCTACCGCGCCTGCAAGCGCTGGTTCGGCTGCTCGCCCAGCGAGTTCCGCTGCGCCCACTGA
- the gph gene encoding phosphoglycolate phosphatase (PGP is an essential enzyme in the glycolate salvage pathway in higher organisms (photorespiration in plants). Phosphoglycolate results from the oxidase activity of RubisCO in the Calvin cycle when concentrations of carbon dioxide are low relative to oxygen. This enzyme is a member of the Haloacid Dehalogenase (HAD) superfamily of aspartate-nucleophile hydrolase enzymes (PF00702).) yields the protein MSPESAPLTPPHPWQAAIVDLDGTMVDTLGDFELALNRSLAELDLPPVDRAFIEHTVGKGSAHLLRSTLAHVQADAQHYEALWAAYQRHYLAINGQASAVYPGVMEGLARLREAGLRLACLTNKPTAFAKPLLQAKGLDGFFSHVFGGDAFERTKPDPLPLRKTCEALGSTPAFTLMVGDSSNDARAARAAGCPVVLMAYGYNHGEPPESARPDAVLARLDDLDLRALRPHGG from the coding sequence ATGTCTCCTGAATCCGCTCCCCTGACGCCCCCGCATCCCTGGCAGGCCGCCATCGTCGATCTGGACGGCACCATGGTCGACACCCTGGGCGACTTCGAACTGGCCCTCAACCGCAGCCTGGCCGAACTGGACCTGCCGCCTGTGGACCGGGCCTTCATCGAGCACACCGTGGGCAAGGGCTCGGCCCATCTGCTGCGCAGCACGCTGGCCCATGTGCAGGCCGATGCGCAGCACTACGAGGCGCTGTGGGCCGCCTACCAGCGCCACTACCTGGCCATCAACGGTCAGGCCTCCGCGGTCTATCCCGGGGTGATGGAGGGGCTGGCCCGCTTGCGCGAGGCTGGTCTGCGGCTGGCCTGCCTGACCAACAAGCCCACGGCCTTCGCCAAGCCGCTGCTGCAGGCCAAGGGCCTGGATGGCTTCTTCTCCCATGTGTTCGGCGGCGACGCCTTCGAGCGGACCAAGCCGGACCCGTTGCCGCTGCGCAAGACCTGCGAGGCCCTGGGCAGCACACCCGCCTTCACGCTGATGGTGGGCGACTCCAGCAACGACGCCCGCGCCGCGCGCGCGGCCGGCTGCCCGGTGGTGCTGATGGCCTACGGCTACAACCACGGCGAGCCGCCCGAATCGGCCCGGCCCGACGCCGTGCTGGCCCGACTGGACGACCTGGACCTGCGCGCCCTGCGGCCCCACGGGGGCTGA
- a CDS encoding DUF6160 family protein yields MKFALRAAVLATLSALALSASAMTAIEDDALSTVSGQDGVSIAGDLNINIGSFKYTDTDTTGGSVSFNDIGVTGMFVMTIDILKAGDATTAGTFVNAVATSMAKYIAPADVGTNLTNLVTNGVYDGASDVVQFAFPNANLDSKLSPSINVGSITMGNSTKSFGKVAINNIDMQGSKFWLWAH; encoded by the coding sequence ATGAAATTCGCACTGCGCGCTGCTGTTCTGGCCACCCTGTCGGCCCTGGCTCTGTCCGCTTCGGCCATGACCGCCATCGAAGACGACGCCCTGTCCACCGTCAGCGGCCAGGACGGCGTGTCGATCGCTGGTGACCTGAACATCAACATCGGCAGCTTCAAGTACACCGACACCGACACCACCGGCGGTTCCGTGTCGTTCAACGACATCGGCGTCACCGGCATGTTCGTGATGACCATCGACATCCTGAAGGCCGGCGACGCGACGACCGCGGGCACCTTCGTGAATGCCGTGGCCACCTCGATGGCCAAGTACATCGCCCCGGCCGATGTCGGCACCAACCTGACGAACCTGGTGACCAACGGCGTCTACGACGGCGCTTCGGACGTGGTCCAGTTCGCCTTCCCGAACGCCAACCTGGACAGCAAGCTGTCGCCGAGCATCAACGTCGGCTCGATCACGATGGGCAACAGCACCAAGTCCTTCGGCAAGGTGGCCATCAACAACATCGACATGCAAGGCAGCAAGTTCTGGCTGTGGGCCCACTGA